The sequence AAATGGTTCCACATTTTCCTTCATTCCAATgcccaaaatattttatttatgcatAAGATAAAGATATAGGAACTTTTAATTTTAGGCAACCAAaacatttcaagtccttgaatGAACAGATATCATCTAGAAAGGGACTTAATACCAAATAGCTCAAAATGTTTATTTGGAGATgacaaattaccaattctcaCAAACTATTAGTatattgtgaatttaattatttaatctaacacTCTCCCTTCACTTGTGAGCCCTAAATTGCCTTTTAAAATGGCAGGTAAGGTGGAGACAGGGTTAGAACCCAGGACCTCCTGCTCTATTACCATGACAAATTAATGATTCTatcaaaagcttaaactataagaaaattgtgaatttaatcacttaatctAGTAAGAGACTaattaaataatagaaaaaaatgctacaacTTAATACAACTTGAGTTGTTAAAGCCAACTAAGAATAAGCATCACACAGCCTGAACAGAATAATTAAGACTTTGGTTAATTAACATATTCGTTGAGAAATTTCTTGAACTGTGTTAATAGCTCACTAGCATTTTTTAAGTCTTATGATCAAGCTTGGGTTGTAAATAATGAGTTTGGTGCTAAAAATTATAGACAGTTTTTCAGAAAGAAGTTTTAAATATCATTATCATGCAGAAATTTGGTTACACATTGAACCAACTAAAGCTATGATTCAGTAAGCATATTTGTCTCCAAATGGCGAAAAATACATGCATTTCTGTCTCTCAATTAACCACAAATCCTGTGATTCTTGCCAACAACTAGCTTCCTCCATAAACAATACCCCCTTCAATCCTGATCTTACATTCTCTGTTCTATCTTTCTCTTCAACAGAAGATCagtatttttcttcaaaatatcaTTATCAGTCAAATTGAAGCTAATAAAACAACTACCATACAAATTATAAAGTTAGGATATGTAGCAACAGTTTAATTCAAGACAGTTGAAATGCTCATCACAAtgctttcaattattttattttatttttttacttttaaaagtTTTGGGATAGAACATATATTTACCTAAATGGATCAAAGAAGACCAAGTCAACAATAAATAGCTAAATATATAGATTGCATTCGAGAATGTCAACACATACCCATCCATTTCTGGCATCTGAATATCCATGAAGCAGGCATCAAAATTATGTGGTAGTTGAAGCAACGCCAGTGCAGCTTTGCCACTCTCAGCACAGTCTACATCAGCTCCAAACTTCTTTAGCGCACCTGCAGCAACTCTGCGGTTAACCATATTGTCATCAACCACTAAAATTTTCTTGCCACTAAGTAGGCTCTGCAGGTAAGGAGTTCCATTAGGCATGTCTTTCCCCTGTTGCCTCTTCTTCCCTATCCCTAGCACCTGCTGAAGACATGCAGCAACCATACTTGCCCTCAAAGGTTTCATGATGACAGTTTCTGAAAATCCTGCCGCCTTTGCTTTATCAAATTCAGCATTACTGACATTCGTTGCAAGAAGAATCATCTTAGGCAAACTAAACACATGCCCATTCTGTTTCCAGTCCAATAGCTGAAAATTTAGACCACCTTCCTCACCAGAGACCCATATATCCTTTTCAACTAGAACTAAATCTGGCTGGAAGTTTCTGTCATAGTAAATAATGTAGCTTTACTCAACAAACTGAATCTTATAATTTCAACAGATTTGTCACAAAATTCTAATTTAAGGGGTGTGGTTTTACGCAAAAATTTTCACAGATTTGTCACACAATTTCAACAGTTGTTATATGAACACAATTGAGTATTCCTTgattcaatcattttttatttttttggctgcTAAGCTGTccaatcaaattatttattgaaatgCACTCTCAGAAATTTAGTAAATCCTTTTACTAAAATCTAGTTTTCTTAGTCCATGAATGTAAACCTGAGATATCATTGACGTGGCTTTGCCTAAAGACTGAGATGCATTTTACATTCAAAacaaggaagaaggaaaaaaaaaaaaaaaaaaaacttaccgaGATGTCAGAGAACCTTTTTTTCCACACATAGCAATGGCAATCTTGATGCTACCAGCGACTTTGACCAGGATACCAAGTCTATTTAAATGGTATTTGGTTACAGCAGCTCTAACTGCTTTCTCATCAACTACTATTGCTTTCAATCCTCTAAAACCAGAAGGCAAATCTTCAGAATTCGCCTTTTTCTTATCATTGTATGCATTTTTCTTACACCTCCCAAAAATGGCAGTAAATGAAAATGTGCTGCCAACCTGAGGTCGGCTTATGAAACTTATCTGACCACCCATAAGCTCAACCAGACACTTACTAATGCTCAAGCCTATACCAGTTCCTCCATAATTTCTAGAGGTTGAGCTATCTGCCTGCATAAAGGGCATGAAAACTCGATCCTGAGCAGATAAGGGAATACCAATCCCTGTATCCTCTACAGATACCATCAAAGTGACATCTTCAGATGCTTCATTAGTATTCAACATATTATGCGAAGCATCAGAACGAAATTCTTCATCAGCAATCAGATGCTTAAAGGTATCCCAACTGTTCCGCTCATCAGCAACTTCACAACCACTTAAGGTTTTAAACTGATGTCCACAACATAAAAATACACCTCCATCTGATCCTCCATTCAAACATTCAGCTTTAAATACACCTCCATCTGATCCTCCATTCAAACAAGTTTCAGTTTTAAATACACCTCCACCTGATCCTCCATTCAAACAAGTTTCAGCTTTAAATACACCTCCATCCGATCCGCCATTCAAACAATTTTCAGCTTTAAATACACCTCCACCTGATCCTCCGTTCAAACAAGTATCAGCTTTTGCATTTACAGTGGCTTTTTCTTGTTCAGCTAGATGGACTTCAACAAATATATGTCCTCGTTCAGTGAACTGCCACATGCTCAATATAATTAATATCAAGTAGATTTgcaaaagagggggggggggggggggggggcaaggAATTCAGTAgtggaaaaaaatcaaataatgcaAAGTTTACACTGAAGTTTTATTTGGGTCTGGCAGAAACCATAAAACCACCAGTACAGTAGATCATAAATCAAAGTAAAATTCACAATATGAGTAATCAACTAGTCATAATAGTATATTAAAGCTTGAATGATCCACATACTTTAACAGAGTTTCCCACAAGATTTGTAATAATTTGTCTGAACCTCCCCGGATCCCCCATAACAATTTCAGGAACTTTATCAGAAACAAACGCTGCCAGCTTCACTTCCCCAATTGGTTACATATCCAAGACGAAAGAATTGTCAAATGTGAAGAAGCATCATGAGCACCATTCATTGGTATCAAAACCCCCACCGaggtaagagagagagagagagagagagagtcagttTAGACACGAgaacaacaaaacaaatggaACTTCATATTCAAAAACTACAGGAGTGAAATGtaataatgcaaaaaaaaattaagcaaaatgAGGGAATTTTTTTCCCTCACAGAAGGTTGACCAACCTACCAGCCACCAAAAAGATAATTAATACTCAAACTTGCTAGTAGACTTACCTCAATGCCCTTGTTTCTAGACTTCtcagaaaataaagagagaacATCATCTAGTATGGATCTGAGGTCAAATGGGACCGCTTCCAGCTCTAACTTGCGAGCTTCAATTTTTGCCCGATCAAGCACCTCATTAATTAATGCTATCAGTGCCTTCCCACAGGCTTGAGCAGTTTGGGCATAATCTCTCTGCGTTGAACTTAACTCTGTATCTAGAAGCAGAGCGAGCATCCCTgcaaaatataataacaattcATCATTCAATACAAAGTGTTCAAGTAAATAAAACATGACACCATcatatgagaaaaataaataaaaagacttGGAACATACCGAGGATGCCATTCATGGGTGTTCTGATTTCGTGAGAAACAGTAGCTAGAAACTGGCAACAAGATCACAAGAATTGCTCATATTAAAAGGTTGAAGCTTGTAAACTGAGTTGAAGTCTGCTTTACAAAAATGTTGGGAACGGTACCTGAGATTTTGCAACGTCAGCGGCTTCTGCACGAACTTTCAGTTCTTGCATTTCGTGGAAATCATCCTCAACTTTAGCAATGTGACTTGCTGCAGTATATAAGATATAACCCACCAGTAAACCAATCACAAACGTAAAGAATGCAGTGGTTAGTGCTGCCCAAGACATGGGTGCCTTCTCATGATATCTGCTCAACATCCAAAATGAGCATATATGAGTCAAAAATCCTGGA comes from Castanea sativa cultivar Marrone di Chiusa Pesio chromosome 3, ASM4071231v1 and encodes:
- the LOC142628038 gene encoding histidine kinase CRE1-like, whose protein sequence is MGLKTQQSQSQQHHSVAVRLNEQMGSKRGFIQAIRDWLLTLLLIWIMVMVFLSMIVYNRIDADNRVRRKDLLVSMCDQRARMLQDQFNVSVNHVHALAILVSTFHYYKNPSAIDQETFAEYTARTAFERPLLSGVAYAQRVMDSDRENFERQHGWTIKTMEEKKPSPVRDEYAPVIFSQESLSYLQSLDMMSGEEDRENILRARATGKAVLTSPFRLLGSHHLGVVLTFPVYKSKLSVSATVEERIESTAGYVGGAFDVESLVENLLGQLAANQAILVNVYDITNSSNPLAMYGHQCQDVDMSHFHESKLDFGDPFRKHQMICRYHEKAPMSWAALTTAFFTFVIGLLVGYILYTAASHIAKVEDDFHEMQELKVRAEAADVAKSQFLATVSHEIRTPMNGILGMLALLLDTELSSTQRDYAQTAQACGKALIALINEVLDRAKIEARKLELEAVPFDLRSILDDVLSLFSEKSRNKGIELAAFVSDKVPEIVMGDPGRFRQIITNLVGNSVKFTERGHIFVEVHLAEQEKATVNAKADTCLNGGSGGGVFKAENCLNGGSDGGVFKAETCLNGGSGGGVFKTETCLNGGSDGGVFKAECLNGGSDGGVFLCCGHQFKTLSGCEVADERNSWDTFKHLIADEEFRSDASHNMLNTNEASEDVTLMVSVEDTGIGIPLSAQDRVFMPFMQADSSTSRNYGGTGIGLSISKCLVELMGGQISFISRPQVGSTFSFTAIFGRCKKNAYNDKKKANSEDLPSGFRGLKAIVVDEKAVRAAVTKYHLNRLGILVKVAGSIKIAIAMCGKKGSLTSRNFQPDLVLVEKDIWVSGEEGGLNFQLLDWKQNGHVFSLPKMILLATNVSNAEFDKAKAAGFSETVIMKPLRASMVAACLQQVLGIGKKRQQGKDMPNGTPYLQSLLSGKKILVVDDNMVNRRVAAGALKKFGADVDCAESGKAALALLQLPHNFDACFMDIQMPEMDGFEATRRIRLMESKANEQMNGGDTDEGANRKRGWHVPILAMTADVIHATYEECLKCGMDGYVSKPFEEENLYQAVAKFFKSKPMSAS